In a genomic window of Methanosarcina horonobensis HB-1 = JCM 15518:
- a CDS encoding RNA-guided endonuclease InsQ/TnpB family protein, with protein MKSPRPDKYWNSKIDSIKSRRDHCKKKSRKWVKLHGNYRKMEKKKSNQLKDFQHKLSKKIVNNTKANTIIIGKLDVKKMAQSKKLKGKRKKAQNRSTQNQGYLSRFIEFLTYKAELIGKRVTKIDESYTSKMCYVCGKLHEMPLWKRNMECDCGNYIDRDRNSTINIMYNFLLQNALWTSFQQFAENLRQTGLPMSKRFSESFPQMT; from the coding sequence GTGAAAAGTCCAAGACCGGATAAGTATTGGAATTCTAAGATAGACTCTATCAAATCCCGAAGGGATCATTGTAAAAAGAAAAGCCGGAAATGGGTAAAACTTCATGGAAATTATAGGAAAATGGAAAAAAAGAAATCTAATCAGCTTAAAGATTTCCAACATAAGTTATCCAAAAAAATAGTAAACAACACTAAAGCTAATACTATTATTATTGGAAAACTTGATGTTAAGAAAATGGCTCAATCCAAAAAACTAAAAGGTAAAAGGAAAAAAGCCCAAAATAGATCAACTCAAAATCAAGGTTATTTATCTCGCTTTATCGAATTTTTGACCTATAAAGCAGAACTTATAGGTAAAAGAGTAACAAAAATTGATGAAAGCTATACTTCCAAAATGTGTTATGTTTGTGGAAAACTTCATGAAATGCCGTTATGGAAGCGAAATATGGAATGTGATTGTGGGAATTATATTGATAGAGATCGGAATTCTACAATTAATATCATGTATAATTTCCTATTGCAAAATGCTCTGTGGACGAGCTTTCAGCAATTCGCTGAAAATCTTCGACAAACAGGTTTACCGATGTCGAAAAGGTTCTCAGAATCTTTTCCACAAATGACGTAA
- a CDS encoding RNA-guided endonuclease InsQ/TnpB family protein — MHLTARVKIHPTEDQLKVLWELSDRCCSLYNLALAERKDVWKSKRKSVKYIDQQNKLSEFKKKNPEYKVVYSKTLQGVLKKLDANYKSFFGLRKNGDVTAKSPNFRSRNFFQTIVYNQSGFRLLKTLYGNKIIFSHNVNNVSLDFEISKVFPNIKQVEIYNDDPFKAKGDFYVSITYEVAVPEYVDNNQYQAIDAGITKIVTCINLKGKIH; from the coding sequence ATGCATCTGACGGCAAGAGTTAAGATACATCCAACTGAGGATCAACTGAAAGTTCTTTGGGAACTTTCTGATAGATGTTGTTCTCTGTATAACTTAGCTTTAGCTGAAAGAAAAGATGTATGGAAATCGAAACGAAAAAGTGTCAAATATATAGATCAACAGAACAAGCTTTCAGAGTTCAAGAAAAAGAATCCTGAATACAAAGTAGTGTATTCAAAAACTCTACAAGGAGTTCTTAAAAAACTTGACGCTAATTATAAGTCCTTTTTTGGTCTAAGGAAAAATGGAGATGTTACTGCAAAATCTCCTAATTTCCGAAGTAGAAACTTTTTCCAAACTATTGTATATAATCAAAGTGGATTTAGGTTATTAAAAACATTATATGGGAATAAGATTATTTTTTCTCATAACGTAAATAATGTTTCACTTGATTTTGAGATTTCTAAAGTATTTCCTAACATCAAACAAGTGGAAATCTATAATGATGATCCTTTCAAAGCGAAAGGAGATTTCTACGTTTCTATAACCTATGAAGTAGCTGTTCCTGAATATGTTGATAATAATCAGTATCAAGCTATAGATGCAGGTATAACTAAGATAGTAACGTGTATCAATCTCAAAGGAAAAATCCATTAA
- a CDS encoding bifunctional polysaccharide deacetylase/glycosyltransferase family 2 protein: MINKFVPIVSLLLAVLVTLSIGLFLYTGLNHLNGNTPGSTTVLEEPKLLDALRDAQDRGVLMGMHGWAHENYSILTPLQTKENIEKGKEVFEKAGIVPVAFILPEEPINGIVDESLKQKIESNGISTQLPVLETSGSNRNEYTWEWSTMQSFDDPRYQEASEQIREENPETILLHVQDWNPYTKQFLTDYLSSTNEMNITVRVDDIEVNTRPEVVSDMAKLTQYESVGQVAFSVIPAGSRKGDNPTIGNINVNKIMEIYFGFFIITSLLPLSFFVIWKLLSQRHKKRKQNKYLLEDGRDPKDPDPKDPMLVTVIAPAYNEEKAIGKCLQAILNQDYKGEMEIIAVNDGSSDRTAEIISKYPVKLLDLKVNGGKANALNEAIEIAKGDILIFTDSDSYMAPDAVSSLMKCLNENKDAQMVAGNVYIHDNRGKKGLMKYFQMIEYRTEQDITRHLQSLSGSILVCPGPLTAVRRKVCDVVRFSSETIVEDADFTIKALKNSVKIIQEPKAMVYTNAPETLRGWYKQRKRWWYGNLQLWRLHKKWAIKNPWMIFNYSGYIIGVCSIILIMSIPCLILQYENIPLILMSGILCLAFSIMLYIIYIGPLFAKDKRLLVMLIPYVLIYATIKVVVLSSLFLCYLTGKGVKVKFGAKTFVVR; this comes from the coding sequence ATGATAAACAAATTTGTGCCGATTGTTTCATTACTTCTGGCGGTACTGGTCACTCTTTCAATTGGATTATTTCTTTACACGGGACTTAATCACTTAAACGGCAACACACCAGGAAGTACTACAGTTCTGGAAGAACCGAAACTTCTCGATGCACTGAGGGACGCGCAGGATAGAGGAGTTCTTATGGGAATGCACGGATGGGCACATGAAAATTATTCTATCCTAACGCCATTGCAGACAAAAGAAAATATAGAAAAGGGGAAAGAAGTCTTTGAAAAAGCCGGAATTGTTCCTGTGGCATTTATCCTTCCAGAAGAACCCATCAATGGAATAGTAGATGAATCGTTAAAACAGAAAATAGAGAGTAATGGAATCTCAACACAGTTACCCGTTCTCGAAACGAGTGGATCCAATAGAAACGAATATACCTGGGAGTGGAGTACAATGCAAAGCTTTGACGACCCCCGGTACCAGGAAGCTTCCGAGCAAATCAGGGAAGAAAATCCAGAAACCATTCTGCTCCATGTACAGGACTGGAATCCATACACAAAGCAGTTTCTCACTGATTACTTATCATCGACTAACGAGATGAATATCACCGTCAGAGTAGACGATATTGAGGTGAATACCCGACCAGAAGTAGTCTCCGACATGGCCAAGTTGACTCAGTATGAATCAGTAGGACAGGTTGCATTTTCAGTTATCCCTGCAGGATCAAGGAAAGGTGACAACCCTACTATCGGAAATATAAATGTAAATAAGATAATGGAGATATATTTCGGGTTCTTTATCATAACCTCATTACTGCCACTTTCATTCTTTGTGATATGGAAGTTGTTATCACAACGGCACAAGAAAAGAAAACAAAATAAATACTTACTTGAAGATGGTCGAGACCCGAAAGATCCTGACCCGAAAGATCCGATGCTAGTCACCGTCATCGCCCCTGCCTATAATGAAGAGAAAGCAATAGGTAAATGCCTCCAGGCCATCCTTAACCAGGACTACAAAGGAGAAATGGAAATAATCGCTGTTAATGATGGTTCCAGTGACAGAACTGCAGAGATTATCTCAAAATATCCCGTAAAACTTCTCGATCTTAAAGTGAACGGAGGAAAAGCAAACGCTCTTAATGAAGCGATTGAGATTGCAAAAGGAGACATCCTGATCTTTACGGATTCAGACTCGTATATGGCCCCAGATGCTGTGAGCTCTTTAATGAAATGTCTCAATGAGAATAAAGATGCCCAGATGGTGGCAGGGAATGTGTATATCCACGATAACCGCGGAAAAAAAGGACTCATGAAATACTTCCAGATGATAGAATACCGCACAGAGCAGGATATTACCCGTCACCTTCAGAGTTTGTCCGGCAGTATTCTCGTATGCCCTGGTCCTCTTACCGCTGTCAGGCGCAAAGTATGCGATGTAGTTAGATTCAGTAGCGAAACTATCGTTGAAGACGCAGACTTTACAATCAAGGCTCTTAAAAACTCCGTTAAGATTATTCAAGAACCAAAAGCAATGGTTTACACAAACGCACCTGAGACTCTTCGAGGGTGGTATAAACAGAGAAAGAGATGGTGGTACGGCAATCTCCAGTTATGGAGGCTCCACAAAAAATGGGCAATAAAGAACCCATGGATGATATTCAATTACTCAGGATATATTATTGGGGTTTGTTCTATCATCCTGATCATGTCAATACCGTGCTTAATACTTCAATATGAGAACATCCCATTGATATTGATGAGTGGAATCCTCTGTCTGGCATTCTCCATAATGCTGTACATCATATACATCGGCCCATTGTTTGCCAAAGACAAAAGATTATTAGTAATGCTGATACCGTATGTATTGATCTACGCGACAATAAAAGTAGTAGTACTCAGCAGCCTTTTCCTCTGCTACCTGACAGGAAAAGGAGTAAAAGTTAAGTTCGGTGCAAAGACCTTTGTGGTGAGATAA
- a CDS encoding DUF1699 family protein: MRIRVVSSREEIFTLNPNERLVHLAFRPSNKDLFGLVETCPKIEVIQVPKSYKATVSKSIEMFLQMQRIQLLEGDVWGHRKDINEYYAIPSSVIEKIKEMKNEGKAAEEIEKKVSRESKLNPEMVAYILTREISV; the protein is encoded by the coding sequence ATGAGAATAAGAGTGGTTAGTTCAAGGGAAGAGATCTTTACACTTAATCCGAATGAGCGTCTTGTTCACCTGGCTTTCAGGCCTTCAAACAAGGACCTCTTTGGACTGGTTGAAACATGCCCGAAAATTGAGGTAATTCAGGTACCTAAATCCTATAAGGCTACAGTTTCAAAATCCATAGAAATGTTCCTTCAAATGCAGAGAATTCAGCTCCTTGAAGGAGATGTCTGGGGCCACAGGAAAGATATAAACGAATACTACGCAATTCCATCCTCAGTGATTGAAAAGATTAAGGAAATGAAGAACGAAGGTAAAGCCGCTGAGGAGATTGAGAAAAAGGTTTCAAGGGAGAGTAAGCTGAATCCTGAAATGGTCGCTTATATTCTAACCAGGGAAATCTCTGTTTAA
- a CDS encoding DNA-directed RNA polymerase subunit D yields MTMEVDILELSDRSAKFVLSKVSTAFANGIRRAMVADVPTLAIEYVNLYDNTSVLYDEQLALRLSLIPLVTDIETYMPQAECEVCGGEGCPACEVSLTLSAEGPGTVYSRDLISSDPKIQPADPNVPIVELKKGQKLVLEAIAHMGYGRDSVKWQAGVACGYKNVPVITIENCDACGHCAAECPKGIIRVEEAGARVAEDDVIKCSLCRLCEQVCDINAIKVDFYENAFVFTMESDGSYTAKDLVLNAANVVKGKAEGMLTILNQL; encoded by the coding sequence ATGACGATGGAAGTAGACATTCTGGAGTTATCGGATAGATCTGCAAAGTTTGTGCTGTCTAAGGTAAGCACGGCTTTTGCTAACGGCATCCGGCGTGCCATGGTTGCCGATGTACCCACTCTTGCAATTGAGTATGTAAACCTTTATGACAACACCTCCGTGCTCTATGATGAACAGCTGGCTCTCCGTCTCTCCTTAATCCCGCTTGTAACGGATATAGAGACGTATATGCCTCAGGCTGAGTGTGAGGTCTGCGGAGGAGAAGGCTGCCCTGCCTGCGAGGTTTCTTTAACCCTCAGTGCAGAAGGTCCCGGAACCGTTTATTCGCGAGATCTTATCTCTTCTGACCCAAAGATTCAGCCAGCGGATCCAAACGTGCCTATTGTTGAGCTGAAGAAGGGACAGAAGCTCGTGCTCGAGGCTATCGCCCACATGGGCTACGGCAGAGACAGCGTAAAATGGCAGGCAGGCGTTGCTTGCGGCTACAAAAACGTACCTGTTATAACCATTGAGAACTGCGATGCCTGCGGGCACTGTGCAGCAGAATGCCCAAAGGGCATTATCAGGGTTGAAGAAGCAGGAGCAAGGGTTGCTGAGGACGATGTTATAAAATGTTCCCTCTGCAGGCTCTGCGAGCAGGTATGTGATATCAATGCTATAAAAGTGGACTTCTACGAAAACGCTTTTGTTTTTACCATGGAGTCAGATGGTTCATATACGGCTAAAGACCTTGTCCTTAACGCCGCAAACGTGGTTAAGGGCAAAGCTGAAGGAATGCTGACAATTCTGAACCAGCTCTGA
- a CDS encoding 30S ribosomal protein S11, whose product MADMKWAVAHIKSSFNNTIITVTDITGAETIAKSSGGMVVKAARDESSPYTAMQMAGQLADQLRDKGINGIHIRVRAPGGNKQRSPGPGAQAAIRAFARAGIRIGRIEDVTPVPHDGTRPKGGRRV is encoded by the coding sequence ATGGCAGACATGAAATGGGCTGTAGCTCACATCAAATCCTCATTTAACAACACAATTATTACAGTAACCGACATCACCGGGGCAGAAACTATTGCAAAGTCCTCTGGTGGTATGGTTGTAAAGGCTGCAAGGGACGAGAGTTCTCCTTACACTGCAATGCAGATGGCAGGCCAGCTTGCTGACCAGCTCAGGGACAAGGGCATTAACGGCATTCATATCCGGGTAAGAGCTCCCGGAGGAAACAAGCAGAGAAGCCCGGGACCCGGTGCACAGGCTGCAATCAGGGCTTTTGCAAGAGCAGGAATTCGCATTGGCAGGATCGAGGACGTTACTCCTGTCCCGCACGACGGTACCCGTCCGAAAGGCGGAAGGCGTGTATAA
- a CDS encoding 30S ribosomal protein S4: MAYPGKKSKSYETPKHPWQEARMASEVQLIKAYGLRNKKEVWKAASTLRMYRSEARKLLAQVASGGQEGGLEGHYRTQSEEILSKLIRYGIIKSDANIDDILSLKTENILERRLQTQVLRLGLARTVIQARQFITHGHIAINGRKATIPGMLVSKDDEMHIGYYGTSPLVSESHPERPVQVASFLADSATTLKAAAEAKQSRERPAERGGGAGGKKKRGGRK; encoded by the coding sequence ATGGCATATCCAGGTAAAAAAAGTAAAAGCTACGAGACTCCCAAGCACCCCTGGCAGGAAGCCAGGATGGCTAGTGAAGTTCAACTCATAAAGGCATACGGCCTCAGGAACAAAAAGGAAGTCTGGAAAGCAGCTAGTACGCTCAGGATGTACAGGTCCGAAGCAAGGAAACTTCTTGCACAGGTAGCTTCCGGCGGGCAGGAAGGAGGACTTGAAGGGCACTACAGGACCCAGTCCGAAGAAATTCTTTCCAAGCTTATCCGCTACGGCATTATAAAATCCGATGCTAATATTGACGATATTCTCTCTTTAAAGACTGAAAATATCCTTGAAAGGAGGCTCCAGACCCAGGTTCTCCGCCTCGGGCTTGCCAGGACCGTTATTCAGGCACGCCAGTTCATTACCCACGGCCATATTGCAATTAACGGAAGAAAAGCTACAATTCCGGGAATGCTGGTCTCAAAGGATGATGAGATGCATATCGGGTACTATGGAACTTCCCCTCTTGTGAGTGAATCTCACCCCGAAAGGCCTGTCCAGGTCGCATCCTTCCTTGCAGACAGCGCAACAACCCTTAAAGCTGCTGCCGAGGCAAAGCAGTCAAGAGAAAGACCTGCTGAAAGAGGCGGCGGTGCCGGCGGTAAGAAGAAGAGAGGCGGGAGGAAGTAA
- a CDS encoding 30S ribosomal protein S13, whose amino-acid sequence MLHALQRRKYMAEENNNEELRHLVRIMNTDLQGAKPVEYALTGLPGIGRRTAILIAKGAGVDPTATLGYLPDEEVAKLDAAIGKFEEIVPTWMLNRQKDLATGQDKHLLGTDIVLTFREDINNLKKVRAYRGLRHERGLKVRGQRTKSTGRRGSTVGVSRKK is encoded by the coding sequence ATGCTGCATGCACTCCAACGGAGGAAGTATATGGCAGAAGAAAACAACAACGAAGAACTAAGGCATCTTGTTCGGATTATGAATACCGACCTGCAGGGGGCAAAGCCCGTAGAGTATGCTCTTACAGGCCTTCCCGGAATCGGAAGGCGCACTGCAATCCTTATTGCAAAGGGCGCAGGTGTTGACCCCACTGCTACACTTGGGTACCTTCCTGATGAGGAAGTAGCCAAACTCGACGCTGCAATCGGAAAATTCGAAGAGATTGTCCCTACCTGGATGCTTAACAGGCAGAAAGACCTTGCCACCGGACAGGACAAGCACCTGCTCGGAACAGATATCGTTCTGACCTTCAGGGAAGACATCAACAACCTGAAGAAGGTCCGTGCCTACAGAGGTCTCAGACATGAGAGAGGCCTTAAAGTCAGAGGACAGAGGACAAAATCCACAGGCCGCCGCGGATCAACTGTCGGTGTGAGCAGGAAGAAGTAA
- a CDS encoding GNAT family N-acetyltransferase has translation MVNDDFPADTSHLTFSDSLKAVDWEEASVLFERAPLGKQKRDSEQLRRAFEASYAAVIVYDSDRLIGMCRALCDGEYQAAIYDMVILPEYQGKGIGKGMLDRLCDKLPVENIILYSAPGREGFYMKCGFKKMRTAMAKLNKFMSDPKAGYF, from the coding sequence ATGGTAAATGATGATTTTCCTGCAGACACTTCACATCTTACTTTTAGTGACTCGTTGAAGGCCGTGGACTGGGAAGAAGCTTCCGTACTATTTGAGCGAGCTCCGCTGGGCAAGCAAAAACGTGATTCTGAACAACTGAGGAGGGCATTTGAGGCAAGTTATGCAGCTGTAATTGTCTATGATTCTGACAGACTAATCGGTATGTGTCGTGCCCTCTGCGATGGTGAATATCAGGCAGCCATTTATGATATGGTAATATTGCCCGAGTATCAGGGGAAGGGTATCGGAAAAGGAATGCTTGACAGGTTGTGTGATAAATTGCCTGTGGAAAACATAATATTGTATTCTGCTCCTGGGCGGGAGGGATTTTACATGAAGTGCGGTTTTAAAAAGATGCGTACTGCGATGGCCAAATTAAATAAGTTTATGTCTGACCCGAAAGCTGGTTACTTTTAA
- a CDS encoding ABC transporter ATP-binding protein, whose product MNTKGEAVVSIRDLTMSYGANQVLRGINLNVFQGEIIGYIGPNGAGKSTTVKIILGLIDGFKGQVKVLGEDIAGGGIEYKRKIGYVPETAEVYDTLTAHEYLTFIGEMYGMDFRLVDRKAQKLMALFDIADVYHARIASYSKGMKQRLLIISSLLHNPDILFFDEPLSGLDANSVMVFKEIMTDLAAQGKTIFYSSHIMDVVEKISSRIILINNGQIVADGSFDQLSQKCREGSLEEIFNQITGFNRHKEIADEFIAVLGEA is encoded by the coding sequence ATGAATACAAAAGGAGAAGCAGTGGTCTCCATTCGCGATCTAACCATGAGCTATGGTGCCAATCAAGTATTGCGTGGCATCAACCTGAATGTCTTTCAAGGGGAAATCATCGGTTACATTGGACCCAACGGTGCCGGCAAGAGCACCACGGTTAAAATAATATTGGGCCTCATAGATGGTTTTAAGGGGCAGGTTAAAGTCCTGGGGGAGGACATAGCCGGCGGCGGGATTGAATACAAGCGTAAAATCGGCTATGTTCCCGAAACAGCCGAGGTCTATGACACCCTTACCGCCCATGAATACCTCACATTTATCGGGGAAATGTACGGCATGGACTTCAGGCTGGTAGACCGGAAAGCTCAGAAGCTCATGGCCTTATTTGATATTGCCGATGTGTATCATGCCCGCATCGCCTCCTATTCCAAAGGCATGAAGCAAAGGCTGCTAATAATATCCAGCCTCCTGCACAATCCGGACATCCTGTTTTTTGACGAGCCTTTAAGCGGGCTGGACGCCAACAGCGTAATGGTGTTCAAGGAAATCATGACCGACCTGGCCGCCCAGGGTAAAACCATTTTCTATTCCTCGCACATCATGGACGTAGTGGAGAAGATAAGCAGCCGCATAATCCTGATAAATAACGGACAAATAGTGGCCGACGGCTCATTTGATCAATTAAGCCAGAAATGCCGCGAGGGATCCCTGGAAGAAATATTCAACCAGATTACCGGTTTTAACCGGCATAAAGAAATAGCTGATGAATTCATCGCTGTGCTGGGCGAGGCATAG